The Mytilus edulis chromosome 12, xbMytEdul2.2, whole genome shotgun sequence genome contains a region encoding:
- the LOC139497425 gene encoding probable serine/threonine-protein kinase roco6, which produces MSLFRSNNTDDNAVQLIELSRTNYTNAQKVAYIIIACLADDEKQKFLHELFLKGECGKLHFARLVFIGKHGVGKTSLMRRLLWQKKEDVTSTKSTDGIEVEKCNINIVDGKWSPCKETDDHVRRLIHQVFKGKILNVERKAMETINDQKHFSSNEDGPRSDSNKEPSTSFDERDTINIFNDDSKGESNASDDIVDIQTVISDNKDNHVMVNTGLNLMPPDSFKLENIYDSDINHLTKQSESDPINDENINEMTSTILKSYLQLKEKEQDDMLAFCWLWDFAGQKDFYATHQVFLSKHAVFLLVTDSLEFTIAENQGENFVSSAQYVSFWFDAIHCYWSTAIEGRLDPPIIVVCTNEDKFKKREREKRQTKFKENLNHVLKKQEKKRHLRNIYFISNTEDPDIVFEKIRKEISRQAMTMKDWGKDCPLKWLLFQRVLMKLKDNNVPISSTKALLKIAKHKDIDIREDNEVKQCLQYCHDIGTIVYFDEKKIEDYVILDPKWLINAFRCLVSDKIENIIEVSDDWQTLTDTGQLTYSLISLLFRKEPELKFEENKEHLIEVMKRFDIIVNLKDSTELYMPCMVKSCSFSEVQKQFSDGSQSTQKTSWLCLEFKFLPPAFFNHIIAWYIKQYNVSVILDKQSRRKRNALYRQVGVFDLDPSGCEQLVVCEGPNIIALQVWDSRMSNKTYGDLGSDLFRFVKTLRKRYSVDIPYSNTFTCTDGDFTIHRKSIEDLLTRDYRCLEHNTNHFSDDLVRPWNFSEELK; this is translated from the exons ATGACGAAAAACAAAAGTTTCTACATGAACTTTTTCTGAAAGGTGAATGTGGCAAACTTCATTTTGCAAGACTTGTATTTATTGGAAAACACGGTGTAGGAAAAACCAGTTTAATGCGAAGATTACTGTGGCAGAAAAAGGAAGATGTCACATCTACAAAGAGTACAGACGGGATTGAAGTCGAGAAATGCAATATCAATATTGTTGATGGGAAATGGAGCCCATGTAAAG AAACGGACGATCATGTACGCAGATTGATTCACCAAGTGTTTAAAGGGAAGATACTTAATGTAGAACGCAAAGCAATGGAAACTATTAATGATCAGAAACATTTCAGTTCAAACGAGGATGGACCAAGAAGTGATTCGAACAAAGAACCTTCTACAAGTTTTGATGAAAGGGATACCATAAATATCTTTAATGACGATTCTAAGGGCGAAAGTAATGCAAGTGATGACATAGTAGACATTCAAACAGTTATCTCTGATAACAAAGATAATCATGTAATGGTAAACACTGGTTTAAATTTAATGCCACCGGATAGTTTTAAATTGGAAAATATTTATGACTCTGATATTAACCACTTAACAAAGCAAAGTGAGTCCGACCCTATTAACGACGAGAATATAAACGAAATGACTTCtacaattttgaaatcatatCTTCAATTAAAAGAAAAGGAACAAGATGATATGTTGGCGTTTTGTTGGTTATGGGATTTTGCTGGCCAAAAGGATTTCTATGCCACTCACCAAGTCTTTCTGTCGAAACATGCAGTATTTTTGCTTGTAACCGATAGCTTAGAGTTCACCATTGCTGAGAATCAAGGGGAAAATTTTGTAAGCTCTGCAC AGTATGTTAGTTTTTGGTTTGATGCCATTCACTGCTACTGGTCGACTGCAATCGAAGGCAGACTAGACCCTCCGATCATTGTTGTGTGTACAAACGAAGATAAATTTAAG AAACGAGAGCGAGAAAAACGACagacaaaatttaaagaaaatttaaatcaCGTTCTgaaaaaacaggaaaaaaaaagacacttgagaaacatatattttatttctaatacTGAGGATCCTGACATCGTTTTTGAAAAGATTAGAAAAGAAATTTCACGTCAGGCTATGACCATGAAAGATTGGGGCAAAGACTGTCCATTGAAATGGCTTTTGTTTCAACGAGTCTTAATGAAGTTAAAAGACAACAATGTACCAATTTCATCAACTAAAGCATTGCTGAAAATTGCAAAACATAAAGATATTGATATCAGGGAAGATAATGAAGTCAAACAATGTTTGCAATACTGCCATGACATTGGAACAATTGTCTACTTTGATGAGAAAAAAATAGAAGATTATGTTATCTTGGACCCTAAATGGTTGATTAATGCCTTTAGATGTCTTGTTagtgataaaattgaaaatatcatcGAAGTTTCAGATGACTGGCAAACATTGACAGACACTGGCCAATTAACATATTCACTCATATCTCTCCTGTTCAGGAAAGAaccagaattgaaatttgaaGAGAACAAAGAACATTTAATTGAAGTTATGAAACGGTTTGATATTATAGTGAATTTGAAAGACTCAACTGAATTATACATGCCATGCATGGTAAAGTCATGCTCCTTCTCTGAAGTTCAGAAGCAGTTTTCAGATGGAAGCCAATCAACTCAAAAAACAAGTTGGTTATGTTTAGAATTTAAGTTTCTTCCTCCAGCATTCTTCAACCACATTATTGCCTGGTACATTAAACAGTATAATGTGAGTGTTATACTCGATAAACAAAGTCGACGCAAAAGAAATGCATTATATCGCCAGGTTGGTGTATTTGATTTGGATCCGTCTGGTTGTGAACAACTTGTGGTTTGTGAAGGACCTAATATAATAGCACTTCAGGTATGGGATTCACGAATGTCAAATAAGACTTACGGTGATTTGGGATCAGATTTATTTCGATTCGTTAAAACACTGCGCAAGCGGTACAGTGTAGACATACCATATTCAAATACATTTACCTGTACAGACGGTGATTTTACAATCCATCGAAAATCAATTGAAGATTTACTCACTAGAGATTATCGGTGCTTAGAGCATAATACAAATCACTTTTCAGACGATTTAGTTAGGCCTTGGAATTTTAGTGAAGAGTTAAAGTAA